In a single window of the Nocardioides sp. L-11A genome:
- a CDS encoding LLM class F420-dependent oxidoreductase, whose product MSIAVTALRAPMKLGMVIDYAGGFGETVELIVAYEQAGLEMIAIPEAYSFDAVSQLGYIAARTERLELMSAIMPIYSRTPSLTAMSAAGLDYVSDGRFTLGLGASGPQVVEGFHGVRYDAPLGRMREVIEICRQVWSRRPVAFRGDHYVMPLTAADGGSGLGKPLRLINRPVRADIPISVAALGLKNVAMVAELAQGWQPLFFDPRRATDIWGDALAEGFSRRDPELGPLEIQLQVSFHFGEPSPEALRATRDQLALYIGGMGARGRNFYNQLACRYGYEPEATAIQELYLTGRKTEAAAAVPQELVDGVTLIGDEHEIHRRLEAFSQAGVTTLLLNPIASSAPERLDQFDRLAATLAALRDGCSTPGGPSAR is encoded by the coding sequence ATGAGCATCGCGGTGACCGCCCTGCGGGCGCCGATGAAGCTCGGCATGGTCATCGACTACGCCGGCGGCTTCGGCGAGACCGTCGAGCTGATCGTCGCGTACGAACAGGCGGGCCTGGAGATGATCGCCATCCCGGAGGCCTACTCCTTCGACGCGGTCAGCCAACTCGGCTACATCGCCGCGCGAACCGAGCGGCTGGAGCTGATGTCCGCGATCATGCCGATCTACTCCCGCACTCCCTCGCTGACCGCGATGAGCGCGGCGGGGCTCGACTACGTCTCCGACGGACGGTTCACCCTGGGCCTGGGAGCGTCCGGGCCACAGGTGGTCGAAGGCTTCCACGGGGTGAGGTACGACGCTCCTCTCGGGCGGATGAGGGAGGTGATCGAGATCTGTCGGCAGGTATGGAGCCGGAGGCCCGTCGCGTTCCGGGGCGACCACTACGTCATGCCGCTGACGGCGGCGGACGGCGGCTCAGGGCTCGGGAAGCCGCTCAGGCTCATCAACCGCCCGGTCCGCGCCGATATCCCGATCTCGGTCGCTGCGCTGGGGCTCAAGAACGTGGCCATGGTCGCCGAGCTCGCCCAGGGCTGGCAGCCGCTGTTCTTCGATCCGCGGCGGGCCACCGACATATGGGGAGATGCCCTCGCCGAGGGGTTCTCCCGACGTGACCCCGAACTGGGCCCGCTCGAGATCCAGCTCCAGGTGAGCTTCCACTTCGGCGAGCCCTCGCCGGAGGCACTGCGGGCGACCCGTGATCAGCTGGCCCTCTACATCGGTGGGATGGGCGCGCGCGGCAGGAACTTCTACAACCAGCTCGCCTGTCGCTACGGCTACGAACCTGAGGCCACGGCGATCCAGGAGCTGTATCTGACGGGTCGGAAGACCGAGGCGGCAGCAGCCGTACCGCAGGAGCTGGTCGACGGGGTCACCCTCATCGGCGACGAGCACGAGATCCACCGGCGGCTCGAGGCCTTCTCCCAGGCGGGGGTCACGACCCTTCTCCTGAACCCGATCGCCTCGTCGGCGCCGGAACGCCTGGACCAGTTCGACCGACTCGCTGCGACACTGGCCGCGCTGCGGGACGGCTGCTCGACGCCCGGTGGTCCCTCGGCTCGCTGA